The following proteins are co-located in the Procambarus clarkii isolate CNS0578487 chromosome 16, FALCON_Pclarkii_2.0, whole genome shotgun sequence genome:
- the LOC138365365 gene encoding uncharacterized protein encodes MKEPHQQEPHQQEPHQQEPHQQEPHQQEPHQQEPHQQEPHQQEPHQQEPHQQEPHQQEPHQQEPHQQEPHQQEPHQQEPHQQEPHQQEPHQQEPHQQEPHQQEPHQQEPHQQEPHQQEPHQQEPHQQEPHQQEPLQQEPHQQEPHQQEPHQQEPHQQEPHQQEPHQQEPHQQEPHQQEPHQQEPHQQEPHQQEPHQQEPHQQEPHQQEPHQQEPHQQEPHQQEPHQQEPHQQEPHQQEPHQQEPHQQEPHQQEPHQHTNCYN; translated from the coding sequence atgaaagaacCACATCAACAGGAACCACATCAACAGGAACCACATCAACAGGAACCACATCAACAAGAACCACATCAACAGGAACCACATCAACAGGAACCACATCAACAGGAACCACATCAACAAGAACCACATCAACAAGAACCACATCAACAGGAACCACATCAACAAGAACCACATCAACAGGAACCACATCAACAAGAACCACATCAACAGGAACCACATCAACAAGAACCACATCAACAGGAACCACATCAACAGGAACCACATCAACAAGAACCACATCAACAAGAACCACATCAACAGGAACCACATCAACAGGAACCACATCAACAGGAACCACATCAACAAGAACCACATCAACAAGAACCACATCAACAGGAACCACATCAACAAGAACCACTTCAACAGGAACCACATCAACAAGAACCACATCAACAAGAACCACATCAACAAGAACCACATCAACAAGAACCACATCAACAGGAACCACATCAACAGGAACCACATCAACAAGAACCACATCAACAAGAACCACATCAACAGGAACCACATCAACAGGAACCACATCAACAGGAACCACATCAACAAGAACCACATCAACAAGAACCACATCAACAGGAACCACATCAACAAGAACCACATCAACAGGAACCACATCAACAGGAACCACATCAACAGGAACCACATCAACAGGAACCACATCAACAGGAACCACATCAACAAGAACCACATCAACAGGAACCACATCAACAGGAACCACATCAACACACCAATTGTTATAATTAA